The following proteins are encoded in a genomic region of Methylococcales bacterium:
- a CDS encoding ISAzo13 family transposase, whose product MAYQLHSEARTTPKIRAEIQASTLGLTKLAKKYNITKATALKWRGRDEVEDRSHRPHKLNTTLNEAQEDIVVELRRFLLLPIDDLLVVTREFINLDVSRSGLGRCLTRHGVGNIRALRAEQNPSEEKTVSKKAFKNYAPGFIHIDIKYLPKMPDEAHHRYLFVAIDRATRWVYFRIYADQTQVSSVDFLRRVTEACPVHINKILTDNGTQFTDRFTSKEKKATGNHAFDITLGVSHDTSEFACECIRQWWLEHGQALYEGSTNLLILCDCGGSNNARYYIFKEDLEKLSEKLKINIRIAHYPPYTSKYNPIEHRLFPHITRACKGVVFKNVELVNNLMAKAKTTTGLKVFSSILNTTFEIGRKVADDFKENMRIQFDEFLPQWNYVAVPVDLVSSGFIKS is encoded by the coding sequence ATGGCTTATCAACTACATTCTGAAGCACGCACAACACCCAAGATTCGAGCTGAAATTCAGGCCTCAACACTTGGTCTGACAAAGTTAGCTAAAAAATACAATATCACCAAAGCAACCGCTTTAAAATGGCGTGGACGCGATGAAGTTGAAGATCGTTCGCATCGTCCACACAAACTTAATACCACCTTGAACGAGGCTCAGGAAGATATTGTCGTTGAGCTGCGCCGCTTTTTACTGTTACCGATTGATGATTTGTTAGTTGTTACCCGCGAGTTTATTAACCTCGATGTTTCTCGCTCTGGATTAGGACGCTGCTTAACCCGTCATGGCGTAGGTAATATCAGGGCTTTAAGAGCCGAACAGAACCCAAGTGAAGAGAAAACAGTCTCCAAAAAAGCGTTTAAAAATTACGCGCCTGGCTTTATTCATATCGACATCAAATATTTACCCAAAATGCCTGACGAAGCCCATCATCGTTATTTATTTGTCGCCATTGATAGAGCCACACGTTGGGTTTACTTTCGTATTTATGCTGACCAAACCCAAGTCAGTAGCGTTGATTTCCTACGGCGGGTAACTGAAGCTTGCCCCGTTCACATTAATAAAATATTGACGGATAATGGTACTCAATTTACTGATCGCTTTACCAGCAAGGAAAAGAAAGCTACAGGCAATCATGCGTTTGACATCACTCTGGGAGTCAGTCATGATACCTCTGAGTTTGCCTGCGAATGTATTCGTCAATGGTGGTTAGAGCATGGACAGGCATTGTATGAGGGATCGACAAATTTATTGATACTATGTGACTGCGGTGGTAGTAATAATGCACGCTATTATATTTTCAAAGAAGATTTGGAAAAATTGTCAGAGAAATTAAAGATTAATATTCGTATCGCCCATTATCCACCGTATACATCGAAATATAACCCAATAGAACATCGCTTATTTCCGCATATTACAAGAGCTTGCAAAGGCGTTGTTTTTAAAAATGTTGAATTGGTTAATAATTTGATGGCAAAAGCCAAAACTACTACAGGCTTAAAAGTATTTTCGAGCATTCTCAATACAACCTTTGAAATAGGGCGTAAAGTAGCGGATGATTTCAAAGAAAATATGCGAATTCAGTTTGATGAATTCTTGCCTCAATGGAATTATGTTGCCGTCCCTGTTGACCTTGTATCTTCGGGTTTTATTAAATCCTGA
- the accA gene encoding acetyl-CoA carboxylase carboxyl transferase subunit alpha: MDLKFLDFEQPIAELEAKIDELRRVELENDINISDALKQLKDKSLALTQSIFSNLSDWQISQLSRHPGRPYTLDYIKYMFTDFCELHGDRTYADDPAIVCGLARLEGQPVMVIGHQKGRDTKEKIYRNFGMPRPEGYRKALRVMKMAERFNLPIICLIDTPGAYPGIGAEERGQSEAIARNLFEMSTLKTPIICTVIGEGGSGGALAIGVGDRLIMLEYSTYSVISPEGCASILWKSADKSKLAAEAMGITSDRVREQGFLDEVVREPLGSGHRDFQKTALNLREALIRHLDELKSDDIETLLDKRYQRIMRFGVFIEEVTK, encoded by the coding sequence ATGGATCTAAAATTTCTCGATTTTGAACAACCTATTGCTGAACTGGAAGCAAAAATAGACGAGTTACGTCGCGTGGAGCTTGAAAATGACATTAATATTTCAGATGCGTTAAAACAATTAAAAGATAAAAGTTTAGCCTTAACCCAGTCTATTTTTTCTAATTTGTCCGATTGGCAGATTTCACAACTATCAAGACATCCCGGTCGTCCTTATACGCTGGATTATATTAAATACATGTTTACTGATTTTTGTGAGTTGCATGGGGATAGAACTTATGCTGATGATCCTGCGATTGTCTGTGGGTTAGCTCGGCTAGAAGGTCAACCCGTAATGGTCATAGGCCATCAAAAAGGACGCGATACCAAAGAAAAAATTTACCGTAACTTTGGGATGCCTCGTCCTGAAGGGTACCGTAAGGCATTGCGGGTCATGAAAATGGCCGAACGATTTAATTTACCGATTATTTGTTTAATTGACACCCCCGGTGCCTACCCTGGAATTGGGGCGGAAGAGCGTGGGCAAAGTGAAGCGATTGCACGTAATTTATTTGAGATGTCAACACTCAAAACACCTATTATTTGTACGGTTATTGGTGAAGGTGGGTCAGGTGGTGCTTTAGCCATTGGAGTCGGCGATCGTTTAATTATGCTTGAATACAGCACTTATTCGGTTATTTCCCCCGAAGGTTGTGCCTCTATTTTATGGAAAAGTGCTGATAAATCAAAATTAGCCGCAGAGGCGATGGGGATTACTTCGGATCGAGTCAGAGAACAAGGGTTTCTTGATGAAGTGGTTCGTGAACCTTTAGGAAGTGGCCACCGTGATTTTCAAAAAACAGCTTTAAATTTACGTGAAGCCTTAATTCGTCATTTAGATGAGCTAAAAAGTGATGATATAGAGACTCTATTAGACAAACGCTATCAACGAATTATGCGTTTTGGGGTGTTTATAGAAGAGGTTACCAAATAA
- a CDS encoding bacteriohemerythrin → MKVCQWNQDYSVGITSLDNHHKKLFDILNKLFSLMDEGADDELILKVIDELLDYTHYHFEKEEKIMAKIAYPDLEQHKVLHKELIDQLNGFASEAEHGMAIFVAIKIATVGLEWLKNHILTVDHKYHEYMKKNGIDDQFS, encoded by the coding sequence ATGAAAGTATGTCAGTGGAATCAAGATTATAGTGTGGGGATTACATCTTTAGATAACCATCATAAAAAACTTTTTGATATTTTAAATAAACTATTTTCTTTGATGGATGAGGGGGCAGATGACGAGTTGATTTTAAAAGTAATTGATGAGCTTTTAGACTATACCCATTATCATTTTGAAAAAGAAGAAAAGATTATGGCTAAAATAGCCTATCCTGACTTAGAACAGCATAAGGTTTTACACAAGGAGTTAATTGATCAACTTAACGGTTTTGCCAGCGAAGCTGAGCATGGAATGGCTATCTTTGTTGCTATAAAAATTGCAACCGTTGGCTTAGAATGGTTAAAAAATCATATTCTTACCGTTGACCATAAATATCATGAATACATGAAAAAAAATGGAATAGACGATCAATTCAGTTAA
- a CDS encoding CAP domain-containing protein: MKVLLIFIFLAFFSACTPSDNQKIKTTKTVIKIEKSNSTDALNESERLALLKAHNKIRKDANLKPLSWSTEMAQEAQVWAKNLAQTGCTLQHNKHSNYGENLFMGALKHYKVIDAIKSWEKEKADYKGNFLNSENWRKVGHYTQIVWQSTTELGCAKAICNHHLIVVCHYNPAGNYMGQKPY, encoded by the coding sequence ATGAAAGTACTGTTAATTTTTATCTTCTTGGCGTTTTTTTCTGCGTGTACGCCTAGTGATAATCAAAAAATAAAAACCACAAAAACTGTTATTAAAATCGAAAAAAGCAATAGTACCGATGCCTTAAATGAAAGCGAACGCCTTGCTCTTTTAAAGGCGCATAATAAAATTAGAAAGGACGCTAACCTTAAGCCATTAAGCTGGTCTACTGAAATGGCTCAAGAGGCTCAAGTTTGGGCAAAAAATTTAGCTCAAACAGGGTGTACGTTACAGCATAATAAACATTCTAATTATGGTGAAAACCTTTTTATGGGCGCATTAAAGCACTACAAGGTGATCGATGCTATCAAATCATGGGAAAAGGAAAAGGCCGATTATAAGGGAAATTTTTTAAACTCAGAAAATTGGCGTAAAGTAGGTCATTACACTCAAATAGTATGGCAGTCTACGACCGAATTAGGGTGTGCAAAAGCAATTTGCAATCATCATTTAATCGTTGTTTGTCATTATAATCCTGCAGGAAATTACATGGGACAAAAACCCTATTGA
- a CDS encoding cyclic nucleotide-binding domain-containing protein: MKKKSTWKLKRLKKADSVDCIATLLMIPLIRSLPPANLRTISEELEEVIIEKDEVIIEQGGLGSYYYLIKKGECLVTHKNSKHAQAIKVAKLQIWDSFGESALISGEPRAETVTALSKMILLRFHKDKFLKLVKEPSLTFIDFIEWELWQDKGALLLDVRPPDEYEKLHLPDALNAPLFTLRMELKSLDKNQLYIIICEDGKTSESAAFLMKTYGFQVKIIKNGLNYVSKEVVLKAQKALKKTGQTRTIIADQTRTVTADSIADSKKMNAVLARENHKLKLALIELRGKYSELEKEQKVLKEKNKLLFKKATDYQLKWEQVQNRAAKP, from the coding sequence TTGAAAAAAAAGAGCACTTGGAAATTAAAGCGGCTAAAAAAAGCAGATAGTGTGGATTGTATTGCAACCCTGCTGATGATTCCCCTTATTCGTTCACTTCCGCCTGCTAATTTGCGAACCATCAGTGAAGAGCTTGAAGAAGTTATTATTGAAAAAGATGAGGTTATTATTGAGCAAGGAGGCCTAGGTAGTTACTATTATTTAATTAAAAAAGGCGAGTGCTTAGTTACCCATAAAAACTCAAAACATGCCCAAGCTATAAAAGTGGCTAAATTACAAATTTGGGATAGTTTTGGTGAAAGTGCCTTGATTTCAGGTGAACCTCGCGCTGAAACCGTCACAGCCTTGTCTAAAATGATTTTATTGCGATTTCATAAGGATAAATTTTTAAAGCTGGTTAAAGAGCCTTCCTTGACCTTTATTGACTTTATTGAATGGGAACTGTGGCAGGATAAAGGGGCTTTATTATTAGATGTCAGGCCGCCCGATGAATATGAAAAACTACATTTACCTGATGCACTGAATGCGCCTCTGTTTACCCTACGAATGGAATTAAAGTCATTAGATAAAAATCAGCTCTATATCATTATTTGTGAAGACGGTAAAACCAGTGAATCTGCGGCATTTTTAATGAAAACCTACGGCTTTCAGGTAAAAATAATCAAGAATGGGTTGAACTATGTATCGAAAGAGGTGGTACTAAAAGCTCAGAAAGCATTGAAGAAAACGGGGCAGACTCGAACTATAATAGCGGATCAGACTCGAACAGTAACAGCGGATTCTATCGCTGACTCAAAGAAAATGAATGCCGTATTGGCTCGTGAAAATCATAAGCTAAAGTTAGCTTTAATTGAGCTTAGGGGAAAATATAGTGAGCTTGAAAAAGAACAAAAAGTATTGAAGGAAAAAAACAAATTACTGTTTAAAAAGGCAACCGACTATCAGTTGAAATGGGAACAAGTGCAGAACAGAGCGGCGAAACCATAA
- the rpmG gene encoding 50S ribosomal protein L33: MRDIIKLVSSAKTGHFYTTTKNKRTMPGKMEIKKYDPVVRKHVMYKEAKIK, encoded by the coding sequence ATGCGCGATATAATTAAATTAGTCTCATCTGCAAAGACAGGTCATTTTTACACCACGACTAAGAATAAACGGACCATGCCAGGAAAGATGGAAATAAAAAAGTATGATCCTGTTGTTCGTAAACACGTCATGTACAAAGAAGCTAAAATTAAATAA
- the rpmB gene encoding 50S ribosomal protein L28, which yields MSRICQVTGKRPVTGNNVSHAHNKTKRRFNPNLHQHKFWVESENRWVRLKVSAKGMRIIDKKGIDVILLDIRKRGEKV from the coding sequence ATGTCCAGAATCTGTCAAGTTACAGGCAAACGTCCTGTTACAGGTAATAACGTATCACATGCGCACAATAAAACAAAACGTCGTTTTAATCCTAATTTACATCAACATAAATTTTGGGTAGAAAGCGAAAATCGTTGGGTACGCCTAAAAGTTTCGGCTAAAGGAATGCGTATCATTGATAAAAAAGGCATTGATGTTATTTTATTAGATATCCGCAAACGCGGCGAAAAAGTTTAA
- the gshB gene encoding glutathione synthase, with protein sequence MTLKFGMVMDSIDLINIKKDTSFAMLLEAQRRNWTLYYMELNDLFLRNGCAFARVRVLTVERASAYYEFKDEKIIPLAELDVIIMRKDPPFDQEYIYATYLLEQAERMGCYVVNKPQSLRDANEKLFTAWFPQCCTDTLVSREPKHIRAFLAEHQQIILKPLDGMGGTSIFHVRLGDPNLAVILEVMTENKSRYIMAQNYLPEIKHGDKRILLINGEPVPYALARIPAKGETRGNLAAGGHAKGQPLSERDLWIVQQVGETLREKGLIFVGLDVIGDYLTEINVTSPTCVQELDREFNLNIAGQLMDHIEQTVA encoded by the coding sequence ATGACACTTAAATTCGGAATGGTCATGGATTCTATTGACCTCATTAATATAAAAAAAGATACCAGTTTTGCGATGCTACTCGAAGCCCAGCGACGAAATTGGACACTTTATTACATGGAACTTAATGATTTATTTTTGCGAAATGGCTGTGCCTTTGCACGGGTACGCGTTTTAACCGTTGAACGGGCTTCGGCGTATTATGAATTCAAGGATGAAAAAATTATTCCCTTAGCGGAATTAGATGTCATCATCATGCGTAAAGATCCGCCGTTTGATCAAGAATATATTTATGCAACCTATTTATTAGAGCAAGCAGAGCGGATGGGCTGTTATGTGGTTAATAAGCCGCAATCTTTGCGTGATGCCAATGAAAAGCTATTTACCGCTTGGTTTCCTCAATGTTGTACTGATACCCTTGTTTCTCGAGAGCCTAAACACATTAGAGCCTTTTTAGCCGAACACCAACAAATTATTTTAAAGCCGCTTGATGGAATGGGAGGAACGTCTATTTTTCATGTGCGCCTAGGGGATCCTAATTTAGCCGTTATCTTAGAAGTCATGACGGAAAATAAAAGCCGCTATATTATGGCGCAAAATTATTTACCTGAAATCAAGCATGGAGATAAGCGCATTTTACTCATTAATGGCGAACCCGTTCCTTACGCGCTCGCGCGAATCCCTGCAAAAGGTGAAACGCGAGGCAATTTAGCCGCAGGGGGCCATGCGAAAGGGCAACCCTTATCCGAACGTGATTTATGGATTGTTCAACAAGTGGGCGAAACGTTAAGAGAAAAAGGACTTATTTTTGTGGGTTTAGATGTCATTGGTGATTATTTAACCGAAATAAATGTCACGAGTCCAACCTGTGTACAAGAATTAGACCGTGAATTTAATTTAAATATTGCAGGGCAATTAATGGATCATATTGAACAAACTGTGGCTTAG
- a CDS encoding energy transducer TonB, protein MNLQFFNLSGENGKSYHSDSLILWIFIALLFHLVLLLGVSFTSPEPKKVSKAIEITLVNSAVRKEPKNANYLAQENQIGAGLKKQKPKPNQQKIPQIATKKPTKVKAKAKAIVKEPKKKPKKSKAKVKQPKKKQKKTKVKQPKNKKIAAHRVITQKNKIKKVKKVTVKPQKKRSKKTTKNTKPAELSMEALERQIAQLGERVKYLKQSAKKTNIKFVNSISAHKYVAAQYVRDWERKVERIGNLNYPKIAREKGFSGTLSMDVGIKANGRIYRIRIVKSSGNKALDDAAKRIVRMSEPFSPLPKQILNQLDVLVIRRVWRFTDESGLAL, encoded by the coding sequence ATGAATTTGCAATTTTTTAACCTAAGTGGGGAGAATGGGAAAAGCTATCATTCGGACTCATTAATACTTTGGATATTTATTGCACTTTTATTTCATTTGGTTCTCTTATTAGGGGTTAGTTTCACCTCTCCTGAACCTAAAAAAGTCAGCAAAGCGATTGAAATTACATTAGTTAACTCTGCCGTTCGTAAAGAACCTAAAAATGCGAATTATTTAGCCCAAGAAAATCAAATTGGGGCAGGGTTAAAAAAACAAAAGCCGAAACCGAATCAACAAAAGATTCCACAAATAGCCACAAAGAAACCAACAAAGGTTAAAGCCAAAGCGAAAGCAATCGTCAAAGAGCCTAAAAAGAAACCAAAAAAATCCAAGGCCAAGGTAAAACAGCCTAAAAAGAAACAAAAAAAAACGAAAGTAAAACAACCTAAAAATAAAAAAATCGCGGCTCACCGTGTTATTACTCAAAAAAACAAAATTAAAAAAGTCAAAAAGGTCACGGTTAAACCCCAGAAAAAGAGGTCTAAAAAAACCACAAAAAATACAAAACCTGCAGAACTTTCTATGGAAGCCCTAGAGCGACAAATTGCACAACTGGGTGAGCGGGTTAAATATTTAAAACAAAGTGCTAAAAAAACTAACATTAAATTTGTAAATTCAATCAGTGCGCATAAATATGTTGCGGCCCAGTATGTTAGAGATTGGGAACGAAAAGTTGAACGCATTGGGAATCTTAATTACCCAAAAATTGCCCGCGAAAAAGGATTTTCTGGCACCTTGTCGATGGATGTTGGTATAAAAGCGAACGGGCGTATTTACAGAATTCGAATTGTAAAATCATCTGGAAATAAAGCCCTAGATGATGCCGCTAAACGTATTGTTAGAATGAGTGAACCGTTTTCACCGCTGCCCAAACAAATATTAAATCAGTTAGATGTTTTGGTGATTCGCAGGGTCTGGCGTTTTACTGATGAATCAGGTTTAGCCCTGTGA
- a CDS encoding YqgE/AlgH family protein: MNHFLNNQFLIAMPAQRNKDFFHTVTYLCQHNDEGALGIIINRPTTMNLGDIFEQMGIKDASEKSCKTPIHLGGPVQMERGFIIHDTGSDHWESSIAISDVVSLTSSRDILEAIALDQGPENYLIALGYAGWDAGQLEKEIVSNAWLNTPYEKSILYETPVSQRWTTAANLIGIDINLLTSMAGHG, encoded by the coding sequence ATGAATCATTTTTTAAATAATCAATTTCTGATTGCTATGCCAGCACAAAGAAATAAAGATTTTTTTCACACAGTGACTTATCTATGCCAGCACAATGATGAGGGGGCATTGGGTATTATTATTAACCGTCCAACGACGATGAATCTTGGCGATATTTTTGAACAAATGGGAATAAAAGATGCCTCCGAGAAAAGCTGTAAAACCCCGATTCATTTAGGGGGACCCGTGCAAATGGAGCGTGGGTTTATTATTCATGATACAGGCTCAGATCATTGGGAGTCTTCGATTGCTATTTCAGACGTGGTTTCGTTAACCAGTTCACGGGATATTTTAGAAGCAATTGCACTTGACCAAGGCCCTGAAAATTATTTAATTGCGTTAGGCTATGCGGGATGGGACGCGGGACAATTAGAAAAAGAAATTGTCAGTAATGCTTGGTTAAACACCCCTTATGAAAAATCTATTTTATATGAAACCCCTGTCAGCCAACGCTGGACAACCGCCGCCAATTTAATTGGCATTGATATTAACTTACTCACATCAATGGCAGGTCATGGTTAA
- the ruvX gene encoding Holliday junction resolvase RuvX: MVNDPLAAKLTGDTYLGFDFGSKKIGVAVGQRVTATASPLQTIKSINQVPNWEIIGQLIKQWQPVGFVVGISKQEDGSDNLITPRMRKFCRQLEGRFGRPSYQQDERLSTFEAKQLLYDELKLSATKLWEVQDQLAAQLILQSWLTTANK, from the coding sequence ATGGTTAACGATCCATTAGCGGCTAAATTAACAGGGGACACCTATTTAGGCTTTGATTTTGGAAGTAAAAAAATTGGCGTAGCGGTCGGTCAACGAGTAACCGCCACGGCCAGTCCTTTACAAACCATTAAATCCATTAATCAAGTGCCTAATTGGGAAATCATCGGTCAATTAATAAAACAATGGCAGCCCGTTGGGTTTGTCGTCGGCATCTCGAAACAAGAGGATGGTTCAGATAACCTTATTACGCCTCGAATGCGTAAATTTTGTCGTCAATTAGAAGGTCGTTTTGGACGGCCTTCTTATCAACAAGATGAGCGGTTATCGACGTTTGAAGCCAAACAATTGCTTTATGATGAACTTAAGTTAAGTGCCACTAAACTATGGGAAGTACAAGACCAACTCGCCGCCCAGCTTATACTACAAAGTTGGCTCACGACGGCTAATAAATAA
- the pyrR gene encoding bifunctional pyr operon transcriptional regulator/uracil phosphoribosyltransferase PyrR: MNDENLDVSLLLNQLEVKLKSLTQERELKNPIMIGIHSGGVWIAEKLHQRLEIEEPLALLDISFYRDDFSQIGMHPQTKSSQIPLSLEGRDIILVDDVFYTGRTIRAALNEIFDFGRPNQVVLAVLIERNGQQIPLKPDCAGIELTLPKGMRIKLTGPESLKVHIQSYNNP; this comes from the coding sequence ATGAATGATGAAAACCTAGATGTGTCTCTCTTGCTTAATCAGCTTGAGGTTAAACTTAAATCGCTAACGCAAGAGCGTGAATTAAAAAATCCCATTATGATAGGAATTCATAGTGGCGGCGTATGGATTGCTGAAAAACTACATCAACGCCTTGAAATTGAAGAGCCGTTAGCCTTACTGGATATTTCTTTTTATCGTGATGATTTTTCTCAAATAGGAATGCACCCACAGACGAAATCCAGCCAAATTCCCCTAAGTCTTGAGGGACGTGATATTATTCTTGTCGATGATGTTTTTTATACAGGGCGAACCATACGCGCGGCTTTAAATGAAATTTTTGATTTTGGACGGCCTAACCAAGTCGTCTTAGCGGTTTTAATCGAACGCAATGGCCAGCAAATTCCCCTTAAACCTGACTGCGCAGGGATTGAACTCACCTTACCGAAAGGAATGCGAATAAAATTAACGGGTCCTGAATCCTTAAAGGTCCATATACAATCGTATAACAACCCCTAA
- a CDS encoding aspartate carbamoyltransferase catalytic subunit: MNRNLQLNKEGRLKHFLSIEGLSADILTEILNTAESFVSMSQQQVQKVPLLRGKTIVNLFFENSTRTRTTFELAATRLSADVLNMDIATSATSKGESLLDTINTLEAMHVDMFVVRHGLSGAAHFIAQHTSPHISVINAGDGQHAHPTQAMLDVFTIRRHINDFSQLKIAIVGDILHSRVARSQIQALNTLGAKEVRVIAPKTLLPAHIESLGVHAYHNMEAGLNDIDVIIMLRLQKERMNSAFLASENEYFKCFGLTEAKLKLAKKNVFVMHPGPINRGVEISSAVADGKHSLILEQVSNGIAVRMAIMSMAMQAEGGGKL; the protein is encoded by the coding sequence ATGAATCGAAATTTACAATTAAATAAGGAAGGGCGATTAAAGCACTTTTTATCAATTGAAGGCTTAAGTGCGGACATTTTAACTGAGATTTTAAATACAGCAGAATCATTTGTCAGCATGTCACAGCAGCAAGTTCAAAAAGTCCCCTTGCTTCGTGGAAAAACAATTGTTAATTTGTTTTTTGAAAACAGTACCCGAACACGTACGACCTTTGAATTAGCTGCAACCCGCCTGTCTGCCGATGTTTTAAACATGGATATTGCCACCTCAGCCACCTCAAAAGGGGAAAGCCTTTTAGATACCATCAACACCTTAGAGGCCATGCACGTTGATATGTTTGTCGTTCGTCATGGACTCAGTGGCGCGGCGCATTTTATCGCTCAACATACCTCCCCCCATATTAGCGTGATTAATGCAGGCGATGGTCAACATGCTCATCCCACCCAAGCGATGCTTGATGTCTTTACAATTCGCCGACATATTAATGATTTTAGTCAATTAAAAATCGCCATTGTTGGTGATATTTTACATTCTCGGGTAGCGCGTTCACAAATTCAAGCCCTGAATACATTAGGGGCCAAAGAAGTCCGTGTGATTGCCCCAAAAACCTTATTACCCGCTCACATCGAATCCCTAGGGGTTCATGCTTATCATAATATGGAAGCGGGATTAAATGATATTGATGTCATTATCATGTTACGTTTACAAAAAGAGCGCATGAATTCGGCTTTTTTAGCCTCTGAAAATGAATATTTTAAATGTTTTGGGTTGACCGAAGCCAAATTAAAATTAGCTAAAAAAAATGTATTCGTCATGCACCCAGGGCCTATTAATCGTGGGGTCGAAATTTCGTCAGCGGTGGCCGATGGCAAGCACTCGTTAATTTTAGAGCAAGTGAGTAATGGGATTGCGGTGCGAATGGCTATTATGTCAATGGCGATGCAAGCAGAAGGCGGTGGAAAACTATGA
- a CDS encoding dihydroorotase, with product MKRIEIKQGRIIDPAHDIDQIGSLYLADGKILSVFDKPDTFSADEIIDAENCIVCPGFIDLSARLREPGHTHKATIASETKAAASAGITSLCLPPDTRPIIDTPAIAELIKDKAERVNYPNVYPLGALTQGLAGKKLSSMFALKSAGCIAVSNADAPLDNLVILRRAMEYAAGHDLTIFYRPDEASLSYNGCAHEGIMATHYGLPSIPEAAESIAVAQCLELAELTGCRIHFSQISCKRSVIKIQQAKKYGLHVTADVAIHQLHLSENDIEPFNSFYHVLPPLRSEDDKKYLREALANGTLNAICSDHQPHDLDAKLGAFPETEAGMSSLETLLPLTLKLVGDHVIALSHALASLSLEPAAILGLPLGTLASGNDADICIFNPETLWQVNSKNWISRGKNTPFWKQTLKGRVTHTLQKGHLIYTLEKHA from the coding sequence ATGAAGCGCATTGAAATTAAACAAGGACGTATTATTGATCCTGCTCATGACATCGATCAAATAGGCTCACTCTACCTTGCGGACGGAAAAATTTTATCGGTCTTTGATAAACCCGACACGTTTAGTGCGGATGAAATTATTGATGCTGAAAACTGCATTGTCTGTCCTGGATTTATTGATTTAAGTGCGCGACTACGAGAACCTGGACACACACACAAAGCCACGATAGCCTCTGAAACCAAAGCAGCAGCGAGTGCTGGCATAACCTCACTATGCTTACCGCCTGATACCCGACCGATCATTGATACGCCTGCGATTGCTGAATTAATTAAAGATAAAGCGGAACGCGTTAATTATCCCAATGTTTACCCTTTAGGGGCATTAACACAAGGATTGGCGGGAAAAAAACTCAGTTCCATGTTTGCCTTAAAATCCGCAGGTTGTATTGCGGTCAGCAATGCGGATGCCCCCTTAGATAATTTAGTGATTTTAAGACGAGCGATGGAATATGCCGCAGGGCATGATTTAACCATTTTTTATCGCCCCGATGAAGCCTCTTTAAGTTATAACGGCTGCGCCCATGAAGGAATTATGGCCACTCATTATGGCTTGCCGAGCATTCCAGAGGCGGCTGAATCTATTGCGGTCGCCCAATGTTTAGAGCTTGCTGAACTCACAGGGTGTCGAATTCATTTTAGCCAAATTAGTTGTAAACGTTCCGTCATTAAAATTCAACAAGCCAAAAAATATGGGCTTCATGTGACCGCAGATGTGGCTATTCATCAACTGCATTTATCTGAAAATGACATTGAACCTTTTAATAGTTTTTATCATGTTTTACCGCCGTTACGCAGTGAAGATGATAAAAAATATTTACGTGAAGCCCTTGCAAATGGAACTCTAAATGCTATTTGTTCCGATCATCAACCGCATGATTTAGACGCAAAATTAGGCGCGTTTCCAGAAACAGAGGCAGGAATGTCTTCATTAGAAACGCTGTTACCTTTAACGCTCAAGTTAGTAGGTGATCATGTTATCGCATTATCTCATGCGTTAGCCAGTTTGAGTTTAGAACCTGCAGCTATTTTAGGGTTACCTTTAGGAACATTAGCATCAGGAAATGATGCCGATATTTGTATTTTCAATCCTGAAACACTTTGGCAAGTTAATTCTAAAAACTGGATTAGTCGGGGTAAAAATACGCCTTTTTGGAAACAAACCTTAAAAGGACGCGTCACTCATACCTTACAAAAAGGTCATCTTATTTATACTTTGGAAAAACACGCATGA